A genomic window from Arthrobacter globiformis includes:
- a CDS encoding RDD family protein — MSPLITGEAVVLELRPASFAARSLGLVLDVVVHSALLIAILMAMGAARDELDEAAAGALTLVSVVLCFVIVPATVETLTRGLSLGKLAAGLRIVRDDGGAIRFRHAVIRALIGFLEIYLTFGGVAIAVALFDGRSRRLGDIVAGTYSLRRRVPVEPAIVPVTPRHLAAWAEAADIGRIPDALGRRAGQFMRQAPRMSPLSRSGMAAALATEISGYVAPSPPPGTTPDDYLAAVLGERRTRELRRLGAARVESNRIGERLRRLPFTAARDS, encoded by the coding sequence TTGAGTCCACTCATCACAGGCGAGGCAGTCGTCCTGGAACTCCGTCCGGCGTCCTTCGCTGCCCGCTCACTCGGTCTTGTTCTCGACGTCGTGGTGCATTCCGCGCTGCTGATCGCCATCCTGATGGCAATGGGCGCTGCCCGGGATGAACTGGACGAGGCGGCTGCCGGGGCGCTCACCCTGGTCAGCGTGGTGCTGTGCTTCGTCATTGTCCCGGCGACGGTGGAGACCCTGACCCGGGGCCTCTCGCTGGGGAAACTGGCGGCCGGACTGAGGATAGTGCGTGACGATGGCGGGGCCATCCGTTTCCGCCATGCGGTCATCAGGGCGCTGATCGGCTTCCTGGAGATCTACCTGACCTTCGGCGGCGTCGCCATCGCCGTCGCGCTCTTCGACGGCAGGTCCCGCCGGCTCGGTGACATCGTGGCGGGCACCTATTCACTGCGGCGCCGGGTCCCGGTGGAACCCGCAATCGTCCCCGTCACTCCGCGGCACCTCGCCGCCTGGGCGGAAGCCGCGGACATCGGCCGGATTCCGGATGCCCTGGGACGGCGTGCCGGGCAATTCATGCGCCAGGCGCCACGGATGTCGCCCCTGTCGCGCAGCGGCATGGCCGCAGCCCTCGCCACGGAGATATCCGGATATGTGGCACCGTCACCGCCGCCCGGAACCACACCCGACGACTACCTGGCTGCCGTGCTGGGCGAACGCCGCACACGCGAACTCCGCCGGCTGGGCGCGGCACGCGTAGAAAGCAACCGGATCGGGGAACGGCTGCGCCGGCTCCCGTTCACGGCGGCCCGGGACAGCTAG